In the genome of Limnothrix sp. FACHB-406, one region contains:
- a CDS encoding DUF433 domain-containing protein gives MLIMPVTETVPLAIDATGVIRVGGTRVTLDTIILAFLEGNLAEEIQEQYPSLQLADIYSVLGYYLRHRSEVDDYLRSRSNLAVTVQQRIEATDNPVGLRDRLLARQMNH, from the coding sequence ATGTTAATTATGCCAGTGACAGAAACCGTTCCTTTAGCCATTGATGCTACAGGTGTCATTCGCGTGGGAGGAACCCGCGTGACATTGGACACAATAATTTTGGCATTTCTAGAAGGCAATTTAGCTGAGGAGATTCAAGAGCAATATCCTTCGCTTCAGTTGGCTGATATCTATTCTGTGTTGGGATATTATTTGCGACATCGATCGGAAGTTGATGACTATTTGCGATCGCGATCTAATTTGGCGGTAACAGTACAGCAAAGAATTGAAGCAACTGATAACCCAGTGGGTTTGCGCGATCGGCTGCTGGCGCGACAGATGAATCACTAA
- a CDS encoding glycosyltransferase, which yields MISSPARSIPGSELPLDDRPDISIVVPIHNEIESLPHLLDAITAAMEPTGDRYEIVCVDDGSRDGSGDWLKQAAIERPNLRSVILRRNYGQTAAMAAGFDRSLGHTIVTLDADLQNDPQDIPALLEKLNEGYDLVTGWRVKRQDAAMTRLLPSRIANAIIRRVTGVRVRDYGCSLKAYRAELLADMNLYGELHRFLPALAFMEGARITEIPVRHHARQFGQSKYGLGRTIRVVMDLLTIWFMKKFLTRPMHVFGPLGLGLIAIGGVLFIYLIAIKVFLAQAIGDRPLLTIATVLLLAGFQFFCFGLLSELTMRTYHESQGRPIYRIREEVG from the coding sequence ATGATCTCTTCTCCGGCTCGATCGATTCCTGGGTCTGAGTTGCCCTTGGATGATCGCCCCGACATCTCGATCGTTGTGCCCATCCACAATGAAATTGAAAGCCTGCCCCATCTGCTGGATGCCATTACGGCGGCGATGGAACCAACGGGCGATCGCTACGAGATTGTTTGTGTGGATGATGGATCGCGGGACGGCTCCGGCGATTGGCTGAAGCAGGCGGCGATCGAGCGCCCCAACCTGCGATCGGTGATTTTGCGACGTAATTATGGTCAAACGGCGGCCATGGCTGCGGGGTTCGATCGCTCCCTGGGTCACACGATCGTGACCCTGGATGCGGATTTGCAAAACGACCCCCAAGACATCCCGGCCCTGCTGGAGAAGCTCAACGAGGGCTATGACCTGGTGACCGGTTGGCGGGTCAAGCGCCAAGATGCGGCCATGACCCGACTGTTGCCCTCGCGGATTGCCAATGCCATCATTCGCCGGGTCACGGGCGTGCGTGTGCGGGACTATGGCTGCTCGCTCAAGGCCTACCGCGCTGAATTGCTGGCCGATATGAACCTTTACGGCGAATTACACCGATTTTTGCCCGCCTTGGCCTTCATGGAAGGGGCCAGAATCACAGAAATTCCCGTGCGTCACCATGCCCGCCAGTTTGGCCAAAGTAAATATGGACTAGGCCGCACGATCCGGGTCGTGATGGATCTGCTGACCATTTGGTTCATGAAAAAATTTCTGACCCGGCCGATGCATGTGTTTGGCCCCCTAGGGTTGGGGCTAATTGCGATCGGGGGAGTCCTGTTTATTTATTTGATTGCGATCAAGGTCTTTTTGGCCCAGGCCATTGGCGATCGCCCCCTGTTGACCATTGCCACTGTGTTGTTGCTGGCGGGTTTTCAATTCTTCTGCTTTGGTCTGTTGTCGGAGTTGACCATGCGCACCTACCACGAATCCCAAGGCCGACCGATTTATCGAATTCGGGAAGAAGTGGGCTAG
- the tsf gene encoding translation elongation factor Ts, with amino-acid sequence MAEISAKLVKDLRERTGAGMMDCKKALAENNGDIEKATEWLRQKGIASAGKKAGRVAAEGLVDAYIHTGGRIGVLVEVNCETDFVAKRDEFRELVRNIAMQIAACPNVEFISTSEISEAVVAREKAIEMGREDLAGKPEQLKEKIVDGRIKKRLEELCLLPQPFIRDQSKTVEELIKESIAKIGENIQVRRFQRFVLGEGIEKRESNFAEEVAAQTGNK; translated from the coding sequence ATGGCAGAGATTTCGGCAAAGCTGGTTAAAGACCTGCGCGAACGTACCGGCGCGGGCATGATGGACTGCAAAAAAGCCCTGGCAGAAAACAACGGCGACATCGAAAAGGCCACCGAATGGCTGCGCCAAAAGGGCATCGCCTCCGCTGGCAAGAAAGCGGGCCGCGTTGCCGCTGAAGGGCTGGTTGATGCATACATCCACACCGGCGGTCGGATCGGCGTGCTGGTGGAAGTGAACTGCGAAACGGACTTTGTGGCCAAGCGCGATGAATTCCGGGAGCTGGTGCGCAACATCGCCATGCAAATTGCCGCTTGTCCGAATGTGGAGTTCATTTCGACTTCGGAAATTTCTGAGGCAGTGGTGGCCCGCGAAAAGGCGATCGAAATGGGTCGCGAAGACTTGGCCGGCAAGCCCGAGCAACTGAAAGAAAAGATTGTTGATGGTCGGATTAAGAAGCGTCTGGAAGAGCTGTGCTTGCTGCCTCAGCCGTTCATCCGCGACCAAAGCAAGACCGTGGAAGAACTGATCAAGGAATCGATCGCGAAGATTGGGGAAAACATCCAAGTTCGTCGTTTCCAGCGCTTTGTGTTGGGTGAAGGCATCGAGAAGCGAGAAAGCAACTTCGCTGAGGAAGTGGCTGCCCAAACCGGCAACAAATAG
- a CDS encoding UDP-glucose/GDP-mannose dehydrogenase family protein has product MRVCVIGTGYVGLVTGVCLARTGHHVTCVDNNEEKVKLMKSGQSPIYEPGLSELMQAAMTEGTIEFTSDLASGVDQSDILFIAVGTPPLPTGESDTRYVEAVARGIGTSLKSGSNYKVIVNKSTVPIGSGDWVRTIVLDSFKENSPGQPEPAFAVVSNPEFLREGSAIYDTFNPDRIVLGSNDPKALGMMSELYDPIVRRDFAENQALPPVPIVTTDLASAEMVKYAANAFLATKISFINEVANICDRVGADVTQVAKGIGLDSRIGPKFLNAGIGWGGSCFPKDVSALVHTASDYGYDAELLKAAVNVNQRQRAIAIEKLQQTLKILKGKTIGLLGLTFKPDTDDMRDAPSLILIEQLSRLGAKVKAYDPIVSQTGMRHGLSNVYVETDPELLADGCDALVIVTEWEQFRTLDYAKMAKAMHNPTVVDGRNFLDRAALEAAGFHYVGIGR; this is encoded by the coding sequence ATGCGTGTTTGTGTAATTGGAACGGGCTACGTGGGCTTGGTAACCGGAGTTTGCTTGGCGCGCACGGGCCACCATGTCACCTGCGTAGACAACAACGAGGAAAAGGTGAAGCTGATGAAGTCGGGGCAATCCCCGATTTATGAGCCGGGTCTGTCGGAATTGATGCAGGCGGCCATGACGGAGGGGACGATCGAGTTCACCAGCGACCTGGCTTCCGGGGTTGATCAAAGCGACATCCTCTTCATTGCCGTGGGCACGCCGCCCCTCCCCACGGGGGAAAGTGACACGCGCTATGTGGAAGCGGTGGCCCGGGGCATTGGCACTAGCCTGAAGAGTGGCAGCAACTATAAGGTAATTGTGAATAAGTCCACGGTGCCGATCGGCTCGGGGGACTGGGTGCGCACCATCGTGCTCGATTCCTTTAAGGAAAATTCGCCGGGCCAACCGGAGCCGGCCTTTGCGGTGGTCAGCAATCCAGAATTTTTGCGGGAAGGCTCGGCCATTTACGACACCTTCAACCCCGATCGGATCGTGTTGGGCAGCAATGACCCCAAGGCCCTGGGGATGATGAGCGAGTTGTATGACCCGATCGTCCGGCGTGACTTCGCAGAAAACCAAGCTCTGCCTCCGGTGCCGATCGTCACGACGGATTTGGCCTCGGCGGAAATGGTGAAATATGCGGCCAATGCATTCTTGGCCACCAAGATTAGCTTCATCAACGAAGTGGCCAATATCTGCGATCGGGTGGGGGCCGATGTGACCCAAGTGGCCAAGGGCATTGGCTTAGATTCGCGGATTGGCCCCAAGTTCTTGAATGCGGGGATTGGCTGGGGTGGTTCCTGTTTCCCGAAGGATGTGTCCGCCCTGGTGCATACGGCCAGTGACTATGGTTACGATGCGGAACTGCTGAAGGCGGCGGTGAACGTGAACCAACGGCAACGGGCGATCGCGATCGAGAAGTTGCAACAGACCCTCAAGATCCTGAAGGGCAAGACGATCGGCCTGTTGGGCCTCACCTTCAAGCCCGACACGGACGACATGCGCGATGCACCGTCCCTGATTTTGATTGAACAACTCAGCCGCCTGGGCGCGAAGGTGAAGGCCTACGACCCGATCGTTTCCCAAACCGGAATGCGCCACGGCCTCTCCAACGTCTATGTGGAAACCGATCCCGAACTGCTGGCGGATGGTTGCGACGCGCTGGTGATTGTCACGGAATGGGAACAATTCCGCACCCTGGATTACGCCAAGATGGCCAAAGCCATGCACAATCCCACGGTGGTTGATGGTCGAAACTTCCTCGATCGGGCAGCTTTGGAGGCCGCAGGCTTCCACTACGTGGGCATTGGCCGATAA
- a CDS encoding MFS transporter, which yields MLSLFRSLPAHSRRNLLFLAGAAFLFWCSMASQLPVLSLYVRQTGGNDSQVGLVMGAFAIGLLLSRPQLGQLADLQGRRRVLLLGTVVAAIAPIGYGLVTSVPLLMLVRIFHGLSIAAFTTGYSALVVDLSPPERKGELIGYMTLTQPVGVAIGPALGSYLQTAYGFWPTFIVAASFGTAATIGMSFIQETAPPAEDPAASSSESAERFWAKLATPALRTPALVMLTIGLVFGTLSTFVPLLIVESRVALIPGLFYTAAAVASFSARFLAGKQSDRLGRGAFITLSLVCYVVSMGLLAQAESVAGFIVAALLEGLGAGLLIPSIVALVSDRVPAHERGRSFSLVLLGFDLGIAIAGPGLGAVSDALGYRVLFAIASGLALVALMMFITLSSKSVGRSIRFAFGRSPDVYALSPSEFH from the coding sequence GTGTTATCGCTGTTTCGATCGCTGCCGGCCCACAGTCGGCGGAATTTGTTGTTTTTAGCGGGGGCGGCCTTCCTGTTTTGGTGCAGCATGGCCTCGCAACTGCCGGTGCTGTCCTTATATGTGCGTCAAACGGGCGGCAACGATAGCCAAGTGGGGCTTGTGATGGGAGCCTTCGCGATCGGGCTGCTGTTGTCGCGCCCGCAGTTGGGCCAGTTGGCCGATCTCCAAGGCCGGCGGCGGGTGTTGCTGCTGGGAACCGTGGTGGCGGCGATCGCCCCGATCGGCTACGGCTTGGTCACCTCCGTACCCCTCCTGATGTTGGTGCGCATTTTCCATGGACTGAGCATTGCCGCCTTCACCACCGGCTACAGCGCTTTGGTGGTGGATTTGTCTCCTCCGGAGCGAAAAGGGGAGCTAATTGGCTACATGACCCTAACTCAGCCGGTGGGTGTGGCGATCGGCCCGGCCCTGGGCAGCTATTTGCAAACGGCCTATGGCTTTTGGCCCACCTTCATTGTGGCCGCCAGCTTTGGGACGGCCGCCACGATCGGGATGAGCTTTATTCAAGAAACAGCTCCCCCAGCGGAGGATCCTGCCGCCAGCTCATCCGAAAGTGCGGAGCGTTTTTGGGCCAAGTTGGCCACGCCCGCTCTGCGGACTCCAGCCCTGGTGATGCTAACGATCGGGCTGGTGTTTGGCACGCTCAGCACCTTTGTGCCGCTCTTGATTGTGGAGAGCCGCGTGGCCCTGATTCCCGGCCTGTTCTACACCGCCGCCGCCGTGGCCAGCTTCAGCGCCCGATTTTTAGCGGGCAAACAGTCCGATCGTCTGGGCCGCGGTGCGTTCATCACTCTCAGCTTGGTCTGTTATGTGGTGTCCATGGGCTTGCTGGCCCAGGCGGAATCCGTGGCGGGATTCATCGTAGCCGCCTTGCTCGAAGGGCTGGGGGCTGGGTTGCTGATTCCCTCGATTGTGGCCCTGGTGTCCGATCGGGTTCCTGCCCACGAGCGCGGCCGCAGTTTTTCCCTGGTGTTGCTGGGGTTTGATTTGGGCATTGCGATCGCCGGGCCCGGTTTGGGGGCCGTGTCCGATGCCTTGGGCTATCGGGTGTTGTTCGCGATCGCCTCTGGGTTGGCTTTGGTGGCGTTGATGATGTTTATCACCTTGTCGAGCAAGTCTGTGGGGCGATCGATCCGGTTCGCCTTTGGGCGATCGCCGGATGTCTATGCCCTCAGCCCTTCGGAATTCCACTAG
- the rpsB gene encoding 30S ribosomal protein S2 produces the protein MAVVSLTQMLDAGVHFGHQASRWNPKMSPYIFAARNGVHIIDLVQTAQCMEYAYQFLREASEQGKRVLFVGTKRQAAGIVAQEASRCGSFYVNQRWLGGMLTNWTTIKSRADRLKELERREETGGLDLLPKKEASVLRREMAKLQKYLNGIKHMRKLPDIVVMVDQRREYNAVQECVKLGIPIVALLDTNCDPDTVDVPIPANDDAIRSIKLIIGKLADAIYEGRHGQLDSEDEAFDEEYDYDAEEYEEEESTEA, from the coding sequence ATGGCAGTCGTATCCCTTACCCAAATGCTCGATGCTGGTGTTCACTTTGGACACCAGGCCAGCCGCTGGAACCCCAAGATGTCGCCCTACATCTTCGCGGCTCGCAACGGCGTGCATATCATTGACCTGGTGCAAACCGCCCAGTGCATGGAATATGCCTATCAATTTCTGCGCGAAGCCTCCGAGCAAGGCAAGCGCGTGCTGTTTGTGGGCACCAAGCGCCAAGCTGCTGGCATCGTGGCCCAAGAGGCTAGCCGTTGCGGCAGTTTCTATGTGAACCAGCGTTGGTTGGGCGGGATGCTCACCAACTGGACCACGATCAAGAGCCGGGCCGATCGGCTGAAGGAACTGGAGCGCCGCGAAGAAACCGGCGGTCTTGACCTGCTGCCCAAGAAGGAAGCTTCGGTGCTGCGCCGCGAAATGGCCAAGCTGCAAAAGTACCTGAACGGCATTAAGCACATGCGCAAGCTGCCCGACATCGTGGTCATGGTTGACCAACGTCGGGAATACAACGCCGTGCAAGAGTGCGTGAAGCTGGGGATCCCGATCGTGGCGCTGCTGGACACCAACTGCGATCCCGATACGGTGGATGTGCCCATTCCCGCCAACGACGACGCAATTCGATCGATCAAGCTGATCATCGGCAAGCTGGCCGACGCGATCTATGAAGGTCGCCACGGTCAATTGGATAGCGAAGACGAAGCCTTCGACGAAGAGTACGACTACGACGCAGAAGAGTACGAAGAAGAAGAAAGCACCGAAGCCTAA
- a CDS encoding DUF5615 family PIN-like protein: MKFLADENFNNQIVRGILRRNTAIDIERVQDVGLSGADDPAVLAWAADANRVTLTHDVSTMAGFAYDRVKAGLKMPGLVEVSRRVAVSVAIDDILLLEECALEEELEGRVYFLPLR, from the coding sequence ATGAAGTTTCTTGCGGACGAAAATTTCAATAATCAGATTGTGCGCGGTATTTTACGGCGCAATACCGCCATAGATATTGAGCGAGTTCAAGATGTGGGCTTGTCGGGCGCGGATGATCCTGCTGTTTTGGCTTGGGCTGCTGACGCGAATCGGGTGACGTTAACCCATGATGTATCTACGATGGCGGGATTTGCCTATGATCGAGTCAAAGCAGGTCTGAAAATGCCTGGACTGGTTGAAGTTAGCCGCCGGGTAGCCGTTTCAGTGGCGATCGACGATATTTTACTCTTAGAAGAATGTGCGTTAGAAGAGGAATTAGAAGGGAGAGTTTATTTCTTACCGCTTC
- a CDS encoding UDP-glucuronic acid decarboxylase family protein, translated as MRILVTGGAGFIGSHLIDRLMNAGHEVICLDNFYTGHKRNIVHWLGHPNFELVRHDITEAIRLEVDQVYHLACPASPVHYQYNPVKTVKTNAIGTMNMLGLAKRVKARFLLASTSEVYGDPEVHPQSEDYRGNVNPIGIRSCYDEGKRIAETLTFDYHRQNGVDIRVVRIFNTYGTRMLENDGRVVSNFIVQALRGQPLTIYGDGSQTRSFCYVSDLVDGLIRMMNNPDHTGPVNLGNPGEYTILELAKAVQAQVGSGVEIDYKPLPQDDPRRRRPDITRAKLWLGWEPTVPLEEGLQKTIEDFRQRITAEA; from the coding sequence ATGAGAATCCTCGTCACCGGAGGCGCGGGCTTCATCGGTTCGCACTTGATCGATCGGCTAATGAACGCCGGTCATGAGGTCATTTGCCTCGACAATTTCTACACCGGCCACAAGCGCAACATCGTTCATTGGCTGGGCCACCCGAACTTTGAACTCGTCCGCCACGATATTACCGAAGCTATTCGGCTGGAAGTGGATCAGGTTTATCACCTGGCCTGTCCTGCCTCTCCGGTGCACTACCAATACAATCCCGTCAAAACCGTTAAAACCAACGCGATCGGGACCATGAACATGCTGGGCTTGGCCAAACGGGTCAAAGCCCGGTTCCTGCTGGCCTCCACCTCCGAAGTCTACGGCGATCCAGAAGTCCATCCCCAAAGCGAAGACTATCGGGGCAACGTCAACCCGATCGGGATCCGCAGTTGCTACGACGAAGGCAAACGGATTGCCGAAACCCTCACCTTTGACTATCACCGCCAAAACGGCGTAGACATCCGCGTGGTGCGTATTTTCAACACCTACGGAACTCGGATGTTGGAAAACGATGGGCGCGTGGTCAGCAACTTCATTGTGCAAGCCCTGCGTGGCCAGCCCCTGACCATTTATGGAGACGGCTCCCAAACCCGCAGTTTCTGTTACGTGTCGGATTTGGTGGATGGGTTGATTCGGATGATGAACAATCCCGACCACACTGGCCCCGTTAACCTCGGCAACCCCGGGGAATACACCATTTTGGAGCTGGCCAAAGCCGTCCAAGCCCAGGTGGGTTCCGGCGTGGAAATTGACTATAAACCCCTGCCCCAGGACGATCCGCGCCGCCGCCGTCCCGACATTACCCGCGCCAAGCTGTGGCTGGGTTGGGAGCCAACCGTGCCCCTCGAAGAAGGATTACAAAAGACGATCGAGGACTTCCGCCAACGGATTACCGCTGAAGCCTAA
- a CDS encoding ATP-binding protein, whose amino-acid sequence MHDIAQSPAIHTLLSKMPGVAYQLLMDRDGRLSFLFISESCHRLFGLSAEAIMADSHCLLSRIHSRDRRAFHRSLQAAARNRSSWFWQGRFDGHQHQECWVYATSEPELLADGSILWHGTLMEVNSFKQAESRLKRSRKTVHKDRMRYRYALDSTSEAVALVDTEGQPIYHNGAFARLFQVDELSTLVAAGGMASLYAQPQTWQAIYDLARSDRSWVGEVTMKSTRGQMLTIFLRVSPIHDADGSYMGCVSLFSDVTLKRQADQERRQLAALVENSPNLIGITSLDGEVLYMNGAGLALVGLPNLLAAQNHQLMDFFAVEDRPIAAGLIHPIALRDGTWSGAFRLWNLQAQSYIPVDYTIFVIRHPQTNDPLCLGVIARDASDREAVEVALRESEMRLRQQAKDLEETISELRHTQAQLIQQEKMSSLGQLVAGVAHEINNPVNFIYGNLDHAKRYAIDLLDLILLCREYFDFEAIQPIAEHLEDIDFEYLSQDLPKLFTSMKMGADRIKAIIKSLRTFSRMDESELKEVNLHDDLESTLTILNHRLRGSDKHPPTQVIRNYGHLNLVECHPGQLNQVFINILANSLDALEDRYQVEGKNFQPQIVISTRPILDNHWVQISISDNGAGIPESIRAQLFDPFFTTKAVGRGTGLGLSISYQVVTERHHGRLLCESQEGLGSTFTIEIPTRQSSYPSRGPERRSTAIAHRSPQNGSATSSTPPIAASPSVLSTRPESSSD is encoded by the coding sequence ATGCATGATATCGCGCAAAGCCCTGCTATCCATACACTCCTCAGCAAGATGCCAGGGGTTGCTTATCAGCTCCTAATGGATCGTGATGGCCGATTGTCATTTCTATTTATTAGTGAAAGCTGCCATCGACTATTTGGTCTTTCGGCAGAGGCAATCATGGCCGATAGTCACTGTTTGTTGTCGCGCATTCATAGCCGCGATCGCCGGGCTTTTCACCGATCGCTCCAGGCAGCCGCCCGCAATCGATCGTCCTGGTTTTGGCAAGGGCGATTTGATGGTCACCAACATCAAGAATGTTGGGTTTATGCCACCTCAGAACCGGAGCTATTGGCGGATGGTTCGATTTTGTGGCATGGCACTTTGATGGAGGTGAATTCCTTCAAGCAAGCAGAATCTCGCCTCAAGCGATCGCGCAAAACCGTACACAAGGATCGGATGCGCTATCGCTACGCCCTGGATAGCACCAGCGAGGCGGTGGCGTTGGTTGATACGGAGGGGCAACCGATTTATCACAACGGGGCTTTTGCGCGGTTGTTCCAGGTGGATGAGCTATCGACGCTGGTGGCGGCGGGGGGCATGGCGAGTCTTTACGCCCAACCGCAAACTTGGCAGGCGATCTATGACTTGGCGCGATCGGATCGCTCTTGGGTGGGCGAGGTGACCATGAAAAGCACCCGTGGGCAAATGCTGACGATTTTTTTGCGAGTCAGCCCCATCCATGATGCAGATGGTTCCTACATGGGTTGTGTCAGTTTGTTTTCGGATGTGACCCTGAAGCGGCAGGCGGATCAAGAACGCCGTCAACTGGCCGCGCTGGTGGAAAACAGCCCGAATCTCATTGGCATCACCAGCCTGGATGGCGAAGTTTTATATATGAACGGGGCGGGCTTGGCCCTGGTGGGGTTGCCTAATTTATTGGCGGCTCAAAATCACCAGCTCATGGACTTTTTCGCGGTGGAAGATCGCCCGATCGCGGCTGGACTCATTCACCCGATCGCCCTCCGGGACGGCACTTGGAGCGGGGCTTTTCGGCTGTGGAATCTGCAAGCCCAAAGTTATATTCCCGTTGATTACACCATTTTCGTCATTCGCCATCCCCAAACGAATGATCCCCTCTGTTTAGGGGTCATTGCGCGGGATGCGAGCGATCGGGAAGCGGTGGAAGTGGCCTTGCGGGAATCGGAAATGCGGTTGCGGCAACAGGCCAAAGACCTAGAAGAAACCATTAGCGAATTGCGCCACACGCAGGCTCAACTGATCCAACAGGAAAAGATGTCGAGCTTGGGCCAATTGGTGGCGGGTGTGGCCCATGAAATCAATAACCCCGTGAACTTTATCTATGGCAATTTGGATCATGCCAAACGATATGCCATTGATTTGCTCGATTTGATTTTGCTTTGTCGGGAATATTTTGACTTTGAAGCAATTCAGCCGATCGCTGAGCATCTAGAAGACATTGATTTTGAATATCTCAGTCAGGACTTACCTAAACTATTTACTTCCATGAAAATGGGAGCCGATCGGATTAAAGCCATTATTAAATCCCTGCGCACTTTCTCGCGAATGGATGAATCAGAACTGAAGGAAGTGAATCTGCACGATGATTTGGAGAGTACTCTGACCATTTTGAATCATCGATTGCGGGGCAGCGATAAACATCCCCCCACGCAGGTGATTCGCAACTATGGGCATCTGAATTTGGTGGAATGCCACCCGGGCCAACTCAATCAGGTGTTTATTAATATCTTGGCCAATTCTTTGGATGCGTTAGAAGATCGCTATCAGGTTGAGGGGAAGAATTTTCAGCCGCAAATTGTGATTTCCACTCGCCCAATTTTGGATAACCATTGGGTACAAATTTCCATTTCGGACAATGGAGCGGGGATCCCCGAATCCATCCGAGCGCAACTATTTGACCCGTTTTTCACCACAAAAGCAGTCGGCCGGGGAACGGGGCTGGGATTATCCATTAGCTATCAGGTGGTGACGGAGCGACATCATGGCCGCCTGCTGTGCGAGTCCCAGGAGGGATTGGGCAGCACTTTCACGATCGAGATTCCCACCCGCCAATCGAGCTACCCCAGCCGGGGCCCGGAACGACGCTCCACGGCGATCGCCCATCGATCGCCCCAAAACGGTTCCGCCACTTCCTCCACTCCACCGATCGCGGCTTCACCTTCGGTGCTCAGCACCCGCCCGGAGTCCTCGTCGGATTGA
- a CDS encoding sodium:proton antiporter, which yields MAEIAQTLILAVLVGIGAQIVAAWLRLPGIVCLLVFGISLGRSGLGAIDPQQLGPALEAIVSLAVALILFEGGLGLELRDVGKVSGSLRNLVTIGTLVSFAGGGMAAHWLAEFPWPIALLYSSLVVVTGPTVIGPLLKNIQVDRQVSALLESEGVLIDPIGAILAVVVLDIIIDGGGDPSAILAGMLWRLGSGSLIGGLGGWAIAAFLRRAPFLSDDLRNLTVLAGAWGLYSLSQQTASESGLMAVVIAGIVLRAAELPEARTLRRFKGQLTLLAISVLFVLLAADLSLASVFTLGWGGLAAVLVLMLVVRPLNVWLCTAGSDFNWRQKLFAGWVAPKGIVSASVASLFSILLTQGGITGGESIKALVFLTIATTVTAQGLTAGWVADWLRLTSTERRGIAIAGATPVGLLVARLFADRGEAVAIVETDPEACKQAESAGFRVFSSSALDTAVLEAAGLESVGTFLAATSNGEVNAVLAQRAAEEFAPPRVLAAVPTEENSNGNGQAKRSSKVQPAFATQRSLKEWNQLVSDRAVKLGETIMRSTDLDLQHAHLTALIRTGELIPLLIARDDRLMVVSAHDPWLAGDRLIYLLHDPKPKLLQSLAGSRKPEFTIERLPSVEELPLASEAIQEAI from the coding sequence GTGGCTGAGATTGCCCAAACCCTCATCCTGGCCGTTTTGGTGGGCATCGGGGCCCAAATTGTGGCGGCCTGGTTGCGGCTGCCCGGCATCGTTTGCCTGCTGGTGTTTGGAATTAGCCTGGGTCGCAGCGGCCTCGGGGCGATCGACCCGCAACAGTTGGGGCCAGCCCTGGAGGCGATCGTTTCCTTGGCAGTGGCCCTCATTTTGTTTGAAGGGGGTCTGGGCCTGGAGTTGCGCGATGTGGGCAAAGTCTCCGGCAGCCTGCGCAATCTGGTGACGATCGGGACGTTGGTTTCCTTTGCGGGCGGCGGCATGGCAGCCCACTGGTTAGCGGAGTTTCCTTGGCCGATCGCTCTGCTCTACTCCTCCCTGGTGGTGGTGACCGGGCCCACGGTCATCGGCCCCCTGCTGAAAAATATTCAAGTCGATCGGCAGGTTTCAGCCCTTCTCGAAAGCGAAGGCGTATTAATTGACCCGATCGGGGCGATCCTGGCCGTCGTTGTCCTCGACATCATCATCGACGGCGGGGGCGACCCCAGCGCCATCCTGGCCGGCATGTTATGGCGCTTGGGATCCGGCAGTTTGATCGGTGGGTTGGGCGGCTGGGCGATCGCCGCCTTCCTGCGGCGGGCCCCCTTCCTTTCCGATGACCTTCGGAATTTAACCGTTTTGGCCGGAGCCTGGGGTCTATATAGCCTGTCGCAACAAACCGCCAGCGAATCCGGCCTGATGGCAGTGGTTATTGCAGGCATTGTTCTCCGGGCCGCTGAGCTGCCGGAAGCCCGCACCCTGCGCCGCTTCAAAGGGCAACTGACCCTGCTGGCCATCTCCGTCCTGTTTGTGCTGTTGGCGGCAGACCTCTCCCTGGCCAGCGTTTTCACCCTTGGTTGGGGTGGTTTGGCTGCCGTTTTGGTGTTGATGTTGGTGGTGCGCCCGCTGAACGTGTGGCTTTGCACCGCCGGTAGCGACTTTAATTGGCGACAAAAACTATTTGCCGGTTGGGTGGCTCCCAAGGGAATTGTTTCCGCGTCCGTGGCCTCCCTGTTCTCGATTTTGTTGACCCAAGGGGGCATTACCGGCGGCGAGTCCATTAAAGCCTTGGTGTTTTTGACGATCGCCACCACGGTCACCGCCCAAGGCCTGACGGCGGGCTGGGTAGCCGATTGGTTGCGGTTAACCTCCACGGAACGGCGCGGCATCGCGATCGCCGGGGCCACGCCTGTTGGATTGCTGGTGGCGCGGCTGTTTGCCGATCGCGGGGAAGCGGTGGCGATTGTGGAAACCGACCCGGAAGCCTGCAAGCAAGCCGAAAGCGCCGGATTCCGTGTTTTTTCCAGCAGCGCCCTCGACACGGCCGTTTTGGAAGCGGCCGGTTTGGAGTCCGTGGGAACGTTCCTCGCGGCCACCAGCAATGGGGAAGTGAATGCGGTTTTGGCCCAACGCGCCGCCGAAGAATTCGCCCCGCCTCGGGTCTTGGCCGCCGTTCCCACCGAAGAGAACAGCAACGGCAACGGCCAAGCCAAACGCAGCAGCAAGGTGCAACCCGCCTTTGCTACCCAACGCAGCCTCAAGGAGTGGAATCAATTGGTGAGCGATCGGGCGGTCAAACTCGGGGAAACGATCATGCGATCAACCGATTTAGACTTGCAACATGCCCATCTCACGGCCCTGATTCGCACCGGAGAATTAATTCCATTGTTGATTGCTCGGGACGATCGGCTGATGGTGGTTTCTGCCCACGACCCATGGTTAGCGGGCGATCGGCTCATCTATTTACTCCATGATCCCAAGCCGAAGCTCCTGCAAAGTTTGGCCGGATCTCGCAAGCCCGAATTCACGATTGAGCGGCTGCCTTCCGTGGAGGAGTTGCCCCTTGCCAGTGAAGCAATCCAAGAAGCCATTTAA